Proteins encoded together in one Centropristis striata isolate RG_2023a ecotype Rhode Island chromosome 6, C.striata_1.0, whole genome shotgun sequence window:
- the LOC131973329 gene encoding E3 ubiquitin-protein ligase TRIM21-like encodes MSGAASCLLTEDQFLCSICLDVFTDPVTIPCGHNFCKTCITKHWDINVPYQCPNCNKVFYTRPELQVNTFISEMAAHSLEQQVSEPGDVPCDVCSGTKLKALKSCLVCLVSYCEFHLEPHLTVSRFKRHQLIDPVENLEGRMCPKHDKLLELFCKTDQTCVCMLCTVLDHKTHNVVPLKEEYEGKKAELGKTEAEIQQMIQKRRMKIEEIKHSVELSKEDADRETADGVQVFTALKESVERSQAELIDTIKEKQRKTEKQAEGFIKELEQEISELKKRSTEVEQLSQSEDHLHLLQSCTSLNAAPPTKDWTEVSVRPPSYEGTVVRAVNQLEETLSKQMKKLFEAELKRVQQSAVDLILDPDTAHPWLILSDDGKQVNCGDVWKNLPDNPERFDHCSCVLAKQSFSSGRFYYEVQVKGKTEWDLGVVRESVNRKGSIALTPQNGYWTICLRNENKYKAGAGPAVRLSLKSRPEKVGVFVDYEEGLVSFYDDDAAALIYSFTGCCFTEKLHPYFSPDLNHGGKNSAPLIITPVNHTE; translated from the exons ATGTCTGGTGCTGCCAGCTGTCTGCTGACTGAAGATCagtttctgtgctccatctgtctggatgtgTTCACTGATCCAGTCACCATACCATGTGGACACAACTTCTGCAAAACCTGCATCACTAAACACTGGGATATTAATGTCCCCTATCAGTGTCCCAACTGTAACAAGGTTTTCTATACACGACCTGAGCTGCAGGTGAATACTTTCATCTCTGAGATGGCTGCTCA cagcttagaGCAGCAAGTTTCTGAACCAGGAGATGTTCCCTGTGACGTCTGCAGTGGAACCAAACTGAAGGCCCTGAAGTCCTGCCTGGTGTGTCTGGTCTCCTACTGTGAGTTTCACCTGGAGCCTCATCTGACAGTGTCACGTTTCAAAAGACATCAGCTGATCGACCCTGTGGAGAACCTGGAAGGCAGGATGTGTCCGAAGCACGATAAACTACTGGAGCTGTTCTGCAAGACCGACCAGACGTGTGTCTGCATGCTCTGCACTGTTTTAGATCACAAGACACACAATGTTGTTCCTCTGAAAGAAGAATATGAAGGAAAGAAGGCCGAGCTGGGGAAGACTGAGGCTGAAATtcagcagatgatccagaagagACGAATGAAGATTGAGGAGATCAAACACTCAGTGGAGCTCAGTAAGGaagatgcagacagagagacagcagatgGTGTTCAGGTCTTCACCGCTCTGAAGGAGTCTGTTGAGAGAAGCCAGGCCGAGCTCATCGACACGatcaaagagaagcagagaaagacagagaaacaggctgaagGCTTCATCAAAGAGCTGGAACAGGAAATCTCTGAGCTGAAGAAGAGAAGCACTGAGGTGGAGCAGCTCTCACAGTCTGaagaccacctccacctcctccagagCTGCACCTCCCTGAACGCTGCTCCACCCACCAAAGACTGGACAGAAGTCAGCGTCCGTCCACCTTCATATGAGGGGACTGTGGTGAGAGCTGTGAATCAGCTGGAGGAGACGCTCAGTAAACAGATGAAGAAGCTGTTTGAGGCTGAGCTGAAGAGGGTCCAGCAGTCTGCAGTGGATCTGATACTCGATCCTGATACAGCACATCCCTGGCTCATCCTGTCTGATGATGGAAAGCAAGTTAACTGTGGTGATGTATGGAAGAATCTCCCAGACAACCCAGAGAGATTTGATCATTGTTCCTGTGTCTTAGCAAAGCAGAGTTTCTCTTCAGGAAGATTTTACTACGAGGTTCAGGTTAAAGGGAAGACTGAGTGGGATTTAGGAGTGGTCAGAGAGTCGGTCAACAGGAAGGGTAGCATCGCACTGACTCCTCAGAATGGTTACTGGACAATATGTTTGAGGAATGAAAATAAGTACAAAGCTGGTGCTGGCCCTGCAGTCCGTCTCTCTCTGAAGTCTCGGCCTGAGAAGGTGGGGGTGTTTGTGGATTATGAGGAGGGTCTGGTCTCCTTTTATGACGATGATGCTGCAGCTCTTATCTACTCCTTTACTGGCTGCTGCTTCACTGAGAAACTCCACCCATACTTCAGTCCTGATCTTAATCATGGTGGTAAAAACTCTGCCCCTCTGATCAtcacacctgtcaatcacactgAGTAG